Proteins encoded within one genomic window of Streptomyces sp. NBC_01314:
- a CDS encoding discoidin domain-containing protein gives MHDVTRRSALRSAIAVALAPTLGSLVLPGFAPTASAAVSWTAKWIWASSSSANQWVAFRRTITLDSAPSKAVTQIAADSKYWLWVNGTLVVFEGGLKRGPNRTDTYYDEIDLAPYLTSGSNTVALLVTYFGKQGFSHSSSGKGGLLFQSDIETGSTTTRLVSNTGWKHKVHPGYSNNTSGTQVNFRLPESNVYYDARNATAMADWQSSGFDDSSWSAPTDFGAAGAAPWNGLVERPIPQIRYSGLKSYTNNASLPATGQGSTAIWATLPSNIQVTPYLKVDAPAGTVIGIQTDHYDDGKGLVGIDQATIFNVRATYVCTGGVQEFEALAWMSGTAVRYIIPAGVTIIDLKYRESGYDTDFDGSFTSNDAFLDTVWTKAARTMYVNMRDNYMDCPTRERAQWWGDVVNQLKEGFYTFDTNSHALGKKAIAQLAAWQEPGGVLYSPMPSTIWTAELPNQMLASIWSFWTFHLYTGDTSTVTAAYPAVKKYMDLWSLGSDGLVAHRTGDWDWQDWGTNIDTRILNNCWYYLALDTAAKLADLSGNTGDVAGWQAQRASIKANFDTLLWNSTKNEYRSPAYNGDTDDRANALAVVAGLATPSHYPAITEVLRTHLNASPYTEFYVLEGLYLMGAATVAEERMRNRFAAQVADPACHTLWEVWVKSEGTDNHAWNGGPLYALSAYAAGVRPTTAGWETYEVIPQTGTLTKINTVTPTVEGEIRFGITRDGTQATLTLTSPSGTTARVGVPTYGGSQPVIKANGTTVFTGGSSTGSVSGLSYDGKDSSYVYFKVQPGTWTFTATGTGRLDNLALGRTVTSSNSLENTNWGRNRLTDGKLTSVSGARGYTSNDFASADVSATPVWVEIDLGADTDLDAVRLFPRTDTGGAGGGTAGFPVDFTIQTRPDGSSTYTTVRTVTGQANPDGKVQTYGFKTTTARHVRLQATKLGTPASDEATKFRLQLAELTVPTAATAVTANYTLENSDWGKTRILNGTTTSVSGGKGFTSIDFPAANVSDTPVWIEVDLGADRSVDSVTLHPRTDASGAGGGSAGFPADFTIQTRPDGSSTYTTARTVTGQANPSGAAQTYTLTSTTGRYLRLTATKLGTPASDESTKFRLQLAEIVIK, from the coding sequence ATGCACGATGTGACGCGCCGGTCCGCTCTGCGTTCGGCCATAGCCGTGGCCCTGGCCCCCACCCTGGGCTCACTCGTCCTGCCCGGCTTCGCGCCCACCGCGTCCGCCGCGGTCTCGTGGACCGCCAAGTGGATCTGGGCATCCTCCAGCTCGGCGAACCAGTGGGTGGCCTTCCGCAGAACGATCACCCTGGACTCCGCGCCCTCGAAGGCCGTGACCCAGATCGCGGCGGACTCGAAGTACTGGCTGTGGGTCAACGGCACCCTCGTCGTCTTCGAAGGCGGCCTCAAGCGCGGCCCGAACCGTACGGACACGTACTACGACGAGATCGACCTCGCCCCGTACCTGACCAGCGGCAGCAACACGGTGGCGCTGCTGGTCACGTACTTCGGAAAGCAGGGCTTCTCGCACAGCAGCAGCGGCAAGGGCGGACTGCTGTTCCAGTCCGACATCGAGACCGGTTCCACCACCACCCGGCTGGTCAGCAACACCGGCTGGAAGCACAAGGTCCACCCGGGCTACTCGAACAACACCAGCGGCACCCAGGTCAACTTCCGGCTGCCGGAATCGAACGTCTACTACGACGCCCGCAACGCCACCGCCATGGCCGACTGGCAGTCCTCCGGCTTCGACGACAGCTCCTGGAGCGCACCCACCGACTTCGGCGCCGCCGGCGCCGCGCCCTGGAACGGCCTCGTCGAACGGCCGATCCCGCAGATCCGCTACTCCGGCCTGAAGTCCTACACCAACAACGCCTCGCTCCCGGCCACCGGCCAGGGTTCCACCGCGATCTGGGCCACCCTGCCCTCCAACATCCAGGTCACCCCCTACCTGAAGGTCGACGCCCCGGCCGGCACCGTGATCGGAATCCAGACCGACCACTACGACGACGGCAAGGGCCTGGTCGGCATCGACCAGGCCACCATCTTCAACGTCCGCGCCACCTACGTCTGCACCGGCGGAGTCCAGGAGTTCGAGGCGCTGGCCTGGATGAGCGGTACCGCCGTGCGGTACATCATCCCGGCGGGCGTGACCATCATCGACCTCAAATACCGGGAGTCCGGCTACGACACCGACTTCGACGGCTCGTTCACCAGCAACGACGCCTTCCTCGACACCGTGTGGACCAAGGCCGCCCGCACCATGTACGTCAACATGCGGGACAACTACATGGACTGTCCCACCCGCGAGCGTGCCCAGTGGTGGGGCGATGTGGTCAACCAGCTCAAGGAAGGCTTCTACACCTTCGACACCAACTCCCACGCCCTGGGCAAGAAGGCCATCGCACAGCTGGCGGCCTGGCAGGAGCCCGGTGGCGTGCTGTACTCCCCGATGCCCTCGACCATCTGGACCGCCGAACTGCCCAACCAGATGCTCGCCTCCATCTGGTCGTTCTGGACCTTCCACCTCTACACCGGCGACACCAGCACGGTCACCGCCGCCTACCCGGCGGTCAAGAAGTACATGGACCTGTGGAGCCTGGGCAGCGACGGCCTGGTGGCCCACCGCACCGGGGACTGGGACTGGCAGGACTGGGGCACCAACATCGACACCCGGATCCTGAACAACTGCTGGTACTACCTGGCCCTCGACACCGCCGCCAAGCTCGCCGACCTCAGCGGCAACACCGGTGACGTCGCCGGATGGCAGGCCCAGCGCGCCAGCATCAAGGCCAACTTCGACACCCTGCTGTGGAACTCCACGAAGAACGAGTACCGCTCACCCGCCTACAACGGCGACACCGACGACCGCGCCAACGCCCTCGCCGTCGTCGCGGGCCTGGCCACCCCCAGCCACTACCCGGCGATCACCGAGGTACTGCGCACCCACCTCAACGCCAGCCCCTACACCGAGTTCTACGTCCTGGAAGGGCTGTACCTGATGGGCGCGGCCACCGTCGCGGAGGAGCGGATGCGCAACCGCTTCGCCGCCCAGGTCGCCGACCCCGCCTGCCACACCCTGTGGGAGGTGTGGGTCAAGTCCGAGGGCACCGACAACCACGCCTGGAACGGCGGCCCGCTGTACGCCCTGTCCGCCTACGCAGCGGGTGTCCGCCCCACCACGGCGGGCTGGGAAACCTACGAGGTCATCCCGCAGACCGGCACCCTCACGAAGATCAACACGGTGACGCCGACCGTCGAGGGTGAGATCCGCTTCGGCATCACCCGCGACGGCACCCAGGCGACCCTCACCCTCACCTCGCCGAGCGGGACGACGGCCCGTGTCGGTGTGCCCACCTACGGCGGCTCCCAGCCCGTCATCAAGGCCAACGGCACCACCGTCTTCACCGGCGGCTCCTCCACGGGCAGCGTCAGCGGTCTGAGCTACGACGGCAAGGACTCCTCGTACGTCTACTTCAAGGTCCAGCCGGGCACGTGGACGTTCACGGCGACGGGCACCGGCCGCCTGGACAACCTGGCCCTGGGCCGGACGGTCACCAGCAGCAACAGCCTGGAGAACACCAACTGGGGCAGAAACCGCCTCACCGACGGCAAACTCACCAGCGTCAGCGGCGCCAGGGGCTACACCAGCAACGACTTCGCCTCCGCCGACGTCAGCGCCACCCCCGTCTGGGTCGAGATCGACCTCGGCGCCGACACCGACCTGGACGCCGTACGTCTCTTCCCCCGCACCGACACCGGGGGAGCAGGTGGTGGTACGGCGGGCTTCCCGGTCGACTTCACGATCCAGACCCGCCCCGACGGCTCCAGCACCTACACCACCGTCCGCACCGTCACCGGCCAGGCCAACCCCGACGGCAAGGTCCAGACGTACGGCTTCAAGACCACCACCGCCCGCCACGTCCGCCTGCAGGCCACCAAACTCGGCACCCCCGCCTCCGACGAAGCCACCAAGTTCCGTCTCCAGCTCGCCGAACTCACCGTCCCCACCGCCGCGACGGCCGTCACGGCCAACTACACGCTGGAGAACAGCGACTGGGGCAAGACCCGGATCCTGAACGGCACCACCACCAGCGTCAGCGGTGGCAAGGGCTTCACCAGCATCGACTTCCCCGCCGCCAACGTCAGCGACACACCCGTGTGGATCGAGGTCGACCTCGGCGCCGACCGCTCCGTCGACTCCGTCACCCTCCACCCGCGCACCGACGCGAGCGGAGCCGGCGGCGGCTCGGCGGGCTTCCCCGCCGACTTCACGATCCAGACCCGCCCCGACGGCTCCAGCACCTACACCACCGCCCGCACCGTCACCGGCCAGGCCAACCCCAGCGGAGCCGCCCAGACCTACACCCTCACCTCCACCACCGGCCGCTACCTGCGCCTGACCGCAACCAAACTCGGCACCCCCGCCTCCGACGAGTCCACCAAGTTCCGTCTGCAGCTGGCCGAGATCGTCATCAAGTAA
- a CDS encoding LLM class F420-dependent oxidoreductase — MAKENSVGRYGIWSIGLRAEDPARNGELAEAASELEELGFGAIWLGGSTTVQHAVPLVEATAHITVATGIQSIWMHEAAETAVRFAELEATHPGRFLLGLGVSHAKLAEQYRRPYAAMVDYLDALDTAGVPADRRVLAALGPRMLRLSRDRAAGSHPYLVTPEHTAEARETLGEGPLLAPELKVVLETDADRARSVARAHLAFYLGLPNYTNTFLRLGFTDSDLVDGGSDRLIDAVYAWGDDDRIRGQVDEFHAAGADHVALQVIDDGPGDALPREAWRRLAGLLG, encoded by the coding sequence ATGGCCAAAGAGAACAGCGTGGGACGGTACGGCATCTGGAGCATCGGCCTGCGGGCCGAGGACCCGGCTCGTAACGGCGAACTCGCCGAGGCGGCGTCCGAGTTGGAGGAACTCGGCTTCGGCGCGATCTGGCTCGGCGGCAGCACGACCGTCCAGCACGCCGTCCCCCTTGTCGAGGCGACGGCACATATCACCGTCGCCACCGGCATCCAGAGCATCTGGATGCACGAGGCCGCCGAGACAGCCGTACGCTTCGCGGAGCTGGAGGCCACCCACCCCGGCCGCTTCCTCCTCGGCCTCGGCGTGAGCCACGCGAAACTCGCGGAGCAGTACCGGCGCCCGTACGCCGCGATGGTCGACTATCTCGACGCCCTGGACACGGCCGGAGTCCCCGCTGACCGCCGCGTCCTCGCCGCCCTCGGCCCCCGCATGCTCCGCCTCTCCCGCGACCGCGCGGCCGGCTCCCACCCGTACCTGGTGACTCCGGAACACACGGCGGAGGCGCGCGAGACGCTGGGCGAGGGCCCCCTGCTGGCACCGGAACTGAAGGTGGTCCTGGAGACCGACGCGGACCGCGCCCGGTCCGTCGCCCGCGCCCACCTCGCCTTCTATCTGGGGCTCCCGAACTACACGAACACCTTCCTCCGCCTCGGCTTCACCGACTCCGACCTCGTGGACGGCGGGAGCGACCGCCTGATCGACGCGGTGTACGCGTGGGGCGACGACGACCGGATCCGGGGGCAGGTGGATGAGTTCCACGCGGCGGGGGCGGACCATGTGGCATTGCAGGTGATCGACGACGGGCCGGGCGACGCGCTGCCGCGCGAGGCGTGGCGACGGCTGGCCGGTCTGCTGGGCTGA